From Cellulomonas fimi ATCC 484, a single genomic window includes:
- a CDS encoding AMP-dependent synthetase/ligase — MDEFHTPLLVEVDPSHNLNDLLAARVGDTPDRVVVEHQSQAGGPWIPLTAREFDAEIVAVAKGLVARGVQPGDRVGIMSRTRYEWSLVDWAAWAAGAVPVPLYETSSAEQVEWILTDSAVTFLVVESSAHRAVVEEVRPATSVREVLVIDDGAIEQLVAAGADVADEEVARRRRLAVGADVATIIYTSGTTGRPKGVELTHGNFAELTVNAVAGLQEVVAGDGARTLLFMPLAHVFARFIEVLCIPAGAVLGHTPDTKTLVADLGTFRPTFVLSVPRVFEKVYNSAEQKAAAGGKGPIFQRAAKTAIVYSRALDTPRGPSPWLRLQHKVADVLVLHKLRAALGGRAEWAISGGAPLGERLGHFYRGVGLKVLEGYGLTETTAPATVNRPGKTKIGTVGLPLPGTAIRIAADGEVEIKGVQVFRGYHANDAATQESLVDGWFRTGDLGALDEDGFLTITGRKKEIIVTAGGKNVAPTILEDRLRAHPLISQVVVVGDQRPFIGALITLDPEGVPGWLTAHGKPQMSLEEARTDPDVLASIEKAVAKTNRAVSRAESIRKYRILDRDLTLADGYLTPKLSIRRAVVLKDFAADVDALYTDERE, encoded by the coding sequence ATGGACGAGTTCCACACGCCCCTGCTCGTCGAGGTCGACCCCTCGCACAACCTCAACGACCTGCTCGCCGCGCGGGTCGGCGACACGCCCGACCGCGTCGTCGTCGAGCACCAGTCCCAGGCCGGTGGCCCCTGGATCCCCCTGACGGCACGCGAGTTCGACGCCGAGATCGTCGCCGTCGCGAAGGGCCTGGTCGCACGCGGCGTCCAGCCGGGCGACCGCGTCGGGATCATGTCGCGCACGCGGTACGAGTGGTCGCTCGTCGACTGGGCCGCCTGGGCGGCGGGGGCCGTCCCCGTCCCCCTGTACGAGACGTCGTCCGCGGAGCAGGTCGAGTGGATCCTCACCGACTCCGCCGTGACGTTCCTCGTCGTCGAGTCCTCCGCGCACCGGGCCGTCGTCGAGGAGGTGCGTCCCGCGACGTCCGTGCGCGAGGTCCTCGTCATCGACGACGGTGCGATCGAGCAGCTCGTCGCGGCGGGCGCCGACGTCGCGGACGAGGAGGTCGCGCGCCGCCGACGGCTCGCGGTGGGTGCCGACGTCGCGACGATCATCTACACCTCGGGCACGACGGGTCGCCCGAAGGGCGTCGAGCTGACGCACGGCAACTTCGCCGAGCTCACGGTCAACGCCGTGGCCGGGCTGCAGGAGGTGGTCGCGGGCGACGGCGCCCGGACCCTGCTGTTCATGCCGCTGGCGCACGTCTTCGCGCGCTTCATCGAGGTGCTGTGCATCCCCGCCGGGGCCGTCCTCGGGCACACGCCGGACACCAAGACGCTCGTGGCGGACCTCGGCACGTTCCGGCCGACGTTCGTCCTGTCGGTGCCGCGCGTCTTCGAGAAGGTCTACAACTCCGCCGAGCAGAAGGCCGCGGCGGGCGGCAAGGGCCCGATCTTCCAGCGGGCCGCCAAGACGGCGATCGTCTACTCGCGCGCGCTCGACACCCCCAGGGGTCCGAGCCCGTGGCTGCGCCTGCAGCACAAGGTCGCCGACGTCCTCGTCCTGCACAAGCTGCGCGCCGCGCTCGGCGGGCGGGCCGAGTGGGCGATCTCGGGCGGTGCGCCGCTCGGCGAGCGGCTCGGCCACTTCTACCGCGGCGTGGGGCTCAAGGTCCTCGAGGGCTACGGCCTGACGGAGACCACGGCGCCCGCGACCGTGAACCGGCCGGGCAAGACGAAGATCGGCACGGTCGGCCTGCCGCTGCCCGGCACCGCGATCCGCATCGCCGCGGACGGCGAGGTCGAGATCAAGGGCGTCCAGGTGTTCCGCGGCTACCACGCCAACGACGCGGCGACGCAGGAGTCGCTCGTCGACGGGTGGTTCCGCACGGGTGACCTGGGCGCGCTCGACGAGGACGGCTTCCTCACGATCACCGGCCGCAAGAAGGAGATCATCGTCACCGCGGGCGGCAAGAACGTCGCACCGACGATCCTCGAGGACCGGCTGCGGGCGCACCCGCTCATCAGCCAGGTGGTCGTGGTCGGCGACCAGCGACCGTTCATCGGCGCGCTCATCACGCTCGACCCCGAGGGCGTCCCGGGCTGGCTCACGGCGCACGGCAAGCCGCAGATGAGCCTCGAGGAGGCCCGGACGGACCCCGACGTCCTCGCGTCGATCGAGAAGGCGGTCGCCAAGACCAACCGGGCCGTCTCCCGCGCCGAGTCGATCCGCAAGTACCGCATCCTGGACCGCGACCTGACGCTCGCCGACGGGTACCTCACCCCGAAGCTCAGCATCCGGCGCGCGGTGGTCCTCAAGGACTTCGCGGCCGACGTCGACGCGCTCTACACCGACGAGCGCGAGTAG
- a CDS encoding NYN domain-containing protein, with product MDDAARTDAAGPEGAAPAAQVPTVLRAAVVQRAADVLGTLEPAEVPASLRAVRQFAPRRRASAGAGPLWSALQDDVFRARVARSWTDAHPDEAAALAGEGAVEPALEVAVGAWLSHHPAWPALVPREAPAAPAQDVTRLADRLARSTADVERLRGEAAAARDDATRARDELAALQRELRRLRSDADRARSEGRRLTEEAAALAARAQEDRRAAADAARAAADDLRAAQAERAAARAELRSARKLADARVRLLLDTIVDAASGLRHELALPPATDLPADLVAPGTGRPAPRRGSRGRSVEDPALLDELLRQPWAHLLVDGYNVTKTGFAELSLADQRRRLVDGLGRVAGGTGAEVTCCFDGQPGQAPPVTQARGVRVLFSVGEIADDLLRRLVAAEPPGRVLVVVTSDQEVARDVEGRGAWVVPSATLVARLQHL from the coding sequence ATGGACGACGCAGCGCGCACCGACGCGGCCGGACCCGAGGGAGCCGCACCGGCGGCGCAGGTCCCGACCGTGCTCCGGGCGGCGGTCGTGCAGCGTGCCGCCGACGTGCTCGGCACCCTCGAGCCGGCGGAGGTGCCGGCATCGCTGCGTGCGGTGCGCCAGTTCGCCCCGCGTCGTCGCGCGAGCGCGGGTGCGGGGCCGCTGTGGTCCGCGCTGCAGGACGACGTGTTCCGGGCCCGCGTCGCCCGGTCGTGGACGGACGCGCATCCGGACGAGGCTGCCGCGCTCGCCGGCGAGGGCGCGGTCGAGCCCGCCCTCGAGGTGGCGGTGGGGGCGTGGCTGTCGCACCACCCGGCCTGGCCCGCGCTCGTCCCCCGGGAGGCTCCGGCCGCGCCGGCGCAGGACGTGACGCGCCTCGCCGACCGGCTCGCGCGCTCGACGGCCGACGTGGAGCGCCTGCGCGGCGAGGCGGCCGCGGCGCGGGACGACGCGACGCGGGCCCGCGACGAGCTCGCCGCGCTGCAGCGTGAGCTGCGCCGGCTGCGGTCGGACGCGGACCGGGCCCGCAGCGAGGGCCGCCGGCTGACCGAGGAGGCCGCCGCGCTCGCCGCACGCGCGCAGGAGGACCGTCGCGCCGCCGCCGACGCGGCGCGTGCTGCCGCGGACGACCTGCGGGCCGCGCAGGCCGAGCGTGCCGCCGCCCGCGCGGAGCTGCGCTCGGCGCGCAAGCTCGCCGACGCCCGCGTCCGGCTGCTCCTCGACACGATCGTCGACGCCGCGAGCGGGCTGCGGCACGAGCTCGCGCTGCCCCCCGCGACCGACCTGCCGGCGGACCTCGTCGCCCCCGGGACGGGACGACCGGCACCGCGTCGCGGCTCGCGCGGCCGCTCGGTGGAGGACCCCGCGCTGCTCGACGAGCTGCTGCGGCAGCCCTGGGCGCACCTGCTCGTGGACGGGTACAACGTCACGAAGACCGGCTTCGCCGAGCTGTCCCTCGCGGACCAGCGGCGGCGCCTCGTCGACGGCCTGGGGCGCGTCGCGGGAGGCACGGGCGCGGAGGTCACGTGCTGCTTCGACGGCCAGCCGGGGCAGGCACCTCCCGTGACGCAGGCCCGTGGCGTGCGGGTGCTGTTCTCGGTGGGGGAGATCGCCGACGACCTGCTGCGGCGGCTGGTCGCGGCCGAGCCGCCGGGGCGCGTGCTGGTGGTCGTGACGAGCGACCAGGAGGTCGCGCGCGACGTCGAGGGTCGCGGCGCATGGGTCGTCCCGTCCGCCACGCTCGTGGCGCGCCTGCAGCACCTGTAG
- the pknB gene encoding Stk1 family PASTA domain-containing Ser/Thr kinase, producing MGATVTDPLVGRLVDGRYEVVSRIARGGMATVYLAVDRRLDRDVALKVMHPHLAEGTSGSDFVARFRREARTAARLTHPGLVGVFDQGLDGETSYLTMEYVDGSNLRRRIAERGALSVGEALHVTACVLDALAAAHRVGLVHRDIKPENVLLASDERVKLADFGLARAVTEVTSTTTGTVLGTVAYLAPELVVRGASDARTDVYACGILLYEMLVGAQPFTGETPIQVAFQHVNNDVPPPSDAVPWLPAEVDELVLALASRSPDDRPVDAAAALALVRRTRAALDEATLARHADVAPSIALPAATDPDETDLEDTADEADAGQATTRLATVPPGSTVALPIGLGGSVPSVPVPVVHEPERPRRRRGRVLALVLALVLALAGAGTWWYLQVGPGAWTTVPTVTALTEDQAREVLDDAGLRATAVQAFDATAPAGTVVAAEPAVGEPVRKDGSVELTVSKGPDYVNVPQGVVGKLQAEAEAALVAAGLTASYPPAEYHDTVPNGVVISATLPDGSPADPGARTVRDTAVALVVSKGPAPVTVVSVVNETLDSATATLDGLGLKVATAEAFSDTVEAGHVISQDPADKTELHRGDTVTLTISKGPELLPVPNVYGTNVKDATKTLQDAGFVVKVAHPQGISPLNMVYSQNPEGGDGKSAPKGSTVTINVF from the coding sequence GTGGGAGCCACCGTCACCGATCCGCTCGTGGGCCGCCTGGTCGACGGGCGGTACGAGGTCGTGTCCCGCATCGCCCGCGGGGGGATGGCGACCGTCTACCTGGCGGTCGACCGCCGGCTGGACCGGGACGTCGCCCTCAAGGTGATGCACCCGCACCTGGCGGAGGGGACGTCCGGGTCCGACTTCGTCGCGCGGTTCCGCCGTGAGGCGCGCACGGCCGCGCGGCTCACGCACCCGGGCCTAGTCGGGGTCTTCGACCAGGGCCTCGACGGCGAGACGAGCTACCTGACGATGGAGTACGTCGACGGTTCGAACCTGCGCCGTCGCATCGCCGAACGCGGCGCGCTGAGCGTCGGCGAGGCGCTCCACGTGACCGCGTGCGTGCTCGACGCGCTCGCCGCCGCGCACCGCGTCGGGCTCGTGCACCGGGACATCAAGCCGGAGAACGTGCTGCTGGCCTCCGACGAGCGCGTCAAGCTCGCGGACTTCGGCCTCGCCCGGGCGGTCACGGAGGTCACCTCGACCACGACCGGCACCGTGCTCGGGACGGTCGCCTACCTCGCGCCGGAGCTCGTCGTGCGCGGCGCGAGCGACGCCCGGACCGACGTGTACGCGTGCGGGATCCTGCTGTACGAGATGCTCGTGGGCGCCCAGCCCTTCACCGGCGAGACACCGATCCAGGTCGCCTTCCAGCACGTCAACAACGACGTGCCGCCGCCGTCGGACGCCGTCCCGTGGCTCCCTGCCGAGGTCGACGAGCTCGTGCTCGCGCTCGCGTCGCGGTCCCCGGACGACCGGCCCGTGGACGCCGCGGCAGCCCTGGCCCTCGTCCGGCGCACGCGCGCCGCGCTCGACGAGGCGACGCTCGCCCGGCACGCGGACGTCGCACCGTCGATCGCCCTGCCCGCCGCGACCGACCCCGACGAGACGGACCTCGAGGACACGGCCGACGAGGCCGACGCGGGCCAGGCCACGACGCGGCTGGCGACCGTGCCGCCGGGGTCGACCGTCGCCCTGCCGATCGGTCTCGGCGGGTCCGTCCCGTCCGTCCCCGTGCCCGTCGTGCACGAGCCGGAACGCCCTCGGCGCCGCCGCGGCCGGGTGCTCGCGCTGGTCCTCGCGCTCGTCCTCGCGCTCGCAGGCGCGGGCACGTGGTGGTACCTGCAGGTCGGGCCCGGTGCCTGGACCACGGTGCCCACCGTCACGGCGCTCACCGAGGACCAGGCGCGCGAGGTGCTCGACGACGCCGGCCTGAGGGCCACCGCCGTGCAGGCGTTCGACGCGACCGCTCCGGCCGGCACGGTCGTCGCGGCGGAGCCGGCCGTCGGCGAGCCCGTGCGCAAGGACGGAAGCGTCGAGCTCACGGTCTCCAAGGGACCGGACTACGTCAACGTCCCGCAGGGCGTCGTCGGCAAGCTGCAGGCGGAGGCGGAGGCGGCGCTCGTCGCGGCGGGCCTCACGGCCTCCTACCCGCCGGCCGAGTACCACGACACCGTGCCGAACGGCGTCGTCATCAGCGCGACCCTGCCCGACGGCTCCCCCGCCGACCCCGGCGCCCGGACCGTCCGCGACACCGCAGTGGCGCTGGTCGTGTCCAAGGGCCCCGCGCCCGTGACGGTCGTCTCCGTCGTCAACGAGACGCTCGACTCGGCCACCGCGACGCTCGACGGGCTGGGTCTCAAGGTCGCGACCGCCGAGGCGTTCAGCGACACCGTCGAAGCCGGTCACGTCATCTCGCAGGACCCGGCGGACAAGACGGAGCTGCACCGCGGCGACACCGTCACGCTCACGATCTCGAAGGGCCCGGAGCTGTTGCCCGTGCCCAACGTGTACGGCACCAACGTGAAGGACGCGACGAAGACCCTCCAGGACGCGGGGTTCGTGGTTAAGGTCGCGCATCCGCAGGGGATCTCACCGTTGAACATGGTCTACTCGCAGAACCCAGAAGGCGGGGACGGCAAGTCCGCACCTAAGGGGAGCACCGTCACGATCAACGTGTTCTAA
- a CDS encoding class II 3-deoxy-7-phosphoheptulonate synthase: MSVEPDPQVLAGLDAWRGLPAGQQPQWPDRDALERVSSRLAALPPLVFAGESDALRGHLAAAGRGEAFLLQGGDCAETFAEATADNIRNKIKTILQMAVVLTYGASLPVVKMGRMAGQYAKPRSSDAETRDGVTLPAFRGDIINGFEFTSEARTPDPQRLLEAYHTSASTLNLIRAFTTGGFASLLRVHEWNRGFTANPAYSRYEEIASEIDRAIRFMAACGADFDALRTVDFYSSHEGLLLDYERPLTRIDSRTGLPYDCSAHFLWIGERTRQLDGAHVDYFSRVQNPLGIKLGPTSTGDDALALIDRLNPSGEPGRITFITRMGAGKVRDLLPALVEKVTADGRPVTWVCDPMHGNGITSATGYKTRRFSDVMDEVAGFFEVHRALGTVPGGLHIELTGDDVTEVLGGSEEIDDEGLARRYETLVDPRLNHQQSLELAFQVVELLRKA; encoded by the coding sequence ATGAGCGTCGAGCCGGACCCGCAGGTCCTCGCCGGGCTGGACGCCTGGCGGGGCCTGCCCGCCGGCCAGCAGCCGCAGTGGCCCGACCGCGACGCGCTCGAGCGCGTCTCGTCGCGGCTCGCCGCGCTGCCTCCGCTCGTGTTCGCGGGGGAGTCCGACGCGCTGCGCGGGCACCTCGCGGCCGCGGGCCGGGGCGAGGCGTTCCTGCTCCAGGGCGGGGACTGCGCGGAGACGTTCGCGGAGGCGACGGCCGACAACATCCGGAACAAGATCAAGACGATCCTCCAGATGGCCGTCGTGCTCACGTACGGCGCGAGCCTGCCCGTCGTGAAGATGGGCCGGATGGCCGGGCAGTACGCCAAGCCGCGCAGCTCGGACGCCGAGACGCGCGACGGGGTGACGCTGCCGGCGTTCCGCGGCGACATCATCAACGGGTTCGAGTTCACGTCCGAGGCCCGCACCCCGGACCCCCAGCGGCTGCTCGAGGCGTACCACACGTCCGCGTCGACGCTGAACCTCATCCGGGCGTTCACCACGGGCGGCTTCGCGTCGCTGCTGCGAGTGCACGAGTGGAACCGCGGGTTCACCGCCAACCCGGCGTACTCGCGGTACGAGGAGATCGCGTCCGAGATCGACCGGGCGATCCGGTTCATGGCGGCGTGCGGCGCGGACTTCGACGCGCTGCGCACGGTCGACTTCTACTCGTCGCACGAGGGGCTCCTGCTCGACTACGAGCGACCGCTCACGCGCATCGACTCCCGCACCGGGCTGCCCTACGACTGCTCGGCGCACTTCCTGTGGATCGGTGAGCGCACCCGCCAGCTCGACGGGGCGCACGTCGACTACTTCTCGCGCGTGCAGAACCCGCTCGGCATCAAGCTCGGGCCGACCTCGACGGGGGACGACGCGCTCGCCCTCATCGACCGGCTCAACCCGAGCGGCGAGCCCGGGCGGATCACGTTCATCACCCGCATGGGCGCCGGCAAGGTCCGGGACCTGCTGCCTGCGCTCGTGGAGAAGGTGACGGCCGACGGCCGTCCCGTCACGTGGGTGTGCGACCCGATGCACGGCAACGGGATCACGTCGGCGACGGGGTACAAGACCCGCCGGTTCTCCGACGTCATGGACGAGGTCGCGGGATTCTTCGAGGTGCACCGCGCGCTCGGCACCGTTCCGGGCGGCCTGCACATCGAGCTCACCGGGGACGACGTCACCGAGGTGCTCGGCGGCTCGGAGGAGATCGACGACGAGGGCCTGGCCCGGCGCTACGAGACGCTGGTCGACCCGCGACTGAACCACCAGCAGTCGCTCGAGCTGGCGTTCCAGGTCGTGGAGCTGCTCCGCAAGGCCTGA
- a CDS encoding lysophospholipid acyltransferase family protein: protein MFYWLMKRVFVGPLLHLVYRPWVRGAQHVPAEGAAILASNHLAVIDSFFLPLVLDRELVFIGKQEYFTGRGVKGRMTAGFMRGVGTIPVDRGGGKASEAALNTGLRRLREGDLFGIYPEGTRSPDGRLYRGKTGVARLALESGAPVIPVAMVGTEIAQPLGRKIPKVMRIGVVIGEPLDFSRYRGMENDRFILRSVTDEIMYAIMSLSGQEYVDVYAATQKARIATGHPTVTGDAQDRLPAAPGGRPAPEVQVPVPPEEGSARQ, encoded by the coding sequence TTGTTCTACTGGTTGATGAAGCGGGTCTTCGTGGGTCCGCTGCTGCACCTCGTGTACCGACCGTGGGTGCGCGGCGCGCAGCACGTCCCCGCCGAGGGCGCGGCGATCCTGGCGAGCAACCACCTGGCGGTGATCGACTCGTTCTTCCTGCCGCTCGTGCTCGACCGCGAGCTCGTCTTCATCGGCAAGCAGGAGTACTTCACCGGACGCGGGGTCAAGGGCCGGATGACCGCGGGCTTCATGCGCGGCGTCGGCACGATCCCCGTGGACCGCGGGGGCGGCAAGGCGAGCGAGGCGGCCCTCAACACGGGTCTGCGCCGCCTGCGTGAGGGCGACCTGTTCGGCATCTACCCCGAGGGCACGCGCAGCCCCGACGGCCGCCTGTACCGCGGCAAGACGGGCGTCGCGCGCCTGGCGCTGGAGTCCGGCGCGCCCGTCATCCCCGTCGCCATGGTCGGCACCGAGATCGCGCAGCCGCTCGGCCGCAAGATCCCCAAGGTCATGCGGATCGGCGTCGTCATCGGCGAGCCGCTCGACTTCAGCCGCTACCGGGGCATGGAGAACGACCGGTTCATCCTGCGCTCGGTCACCGACGAGATCATGTACGCGATCATGAGCCTGTCCGGGCAGGAGTACGTCGACGTGTACGCCGCCACGCAGAAGGCGCGGATCGCCACCGGGCACCCCACCGTCACGGGCGACGCGCAGGACCGGCTGCCCGCCGCGCCCGGCGGCCGCCCGGCGCCGGAGGTCCAGGTTCCGGTCCCACCCGAGGAGGGGTCCGCGCGTCAGTAG
- a CDS encoding ROK family glucokinase — protein sequence MHAIGVDIGGTKIAAGVVDEDGVILAQTRVETSPDDVAGIDRAIAQVYTELAGSYEVGAMGLAAAGFVAADRSGVLFAPNIAWRDYPLRDRVKALIADDITVVVENDANAAGWAEFRFGAARDVDDMLMLTVGTGLGGAIVSNGELVRGAWGVASEVGHMRVVPGGHYCGCGHEGCWEQYASGSALVRDAQAAAITQPERALRLLELAGDVEKIVGPQITQAAEEGDPLAVELLAELGRWLGEGAASATALLDPALIVVGGGVVAAGELLLGPARKGFAEQLSARGHRPEAVFVAAAMGNDAGMVGAADLARI from the coding sequence ATGCACGCCATCGGTGTGGACATCGGCGGGACGAAGATCGCGGCCGGCGTGGTCGACGAGGACGGCGTGATCCTCGCCCAGACGCGGGTGGAGACGTCGCCCGACGACGTCGCGGGGATCGACCGCGCCATCGCCCAGGTGTACACGGAGCTGGCCGGCTCCTACGAGGTCGGCGCGATGGGCCTGGCCGCCGCGGGCTTCGTCGCCGCGGACCGTTCGGGCGTGCTGTTCGCGCCCAACATCGCGTGGCGCGACTACCCGCTGCGCGACCGCGTCAAGGCGCTCATCGCGGACGACATCACGGTCGTCGTGGAGAACGACGCCAACGCGGCCGGCTGGGCGGAGTTCCGCTTCGGCGCGGCGCGCGACGTCGACGACATGCTCATGCTGACCGTCGGCACGGGCCTGGGCGGTGCGATCGTCTCGAACGGCGAGCTCGTCCGCGGCGCGTGGGGCGTCGCCTCCGAGGTCGGCCACATGCGCGTCGTGCCGGGCGGCCACTACTGCGGCTGCGGGCACGAGGGCTGCTGGGAGCAGTACGCGTCCGGCAGCGCGCTCGTGCGCGACGCCCAGGCCGCCGCGATCACCCAGCCCGAGCGGGCCCTGCGCCTCCTCGAGCTCGCGGGGGACGTCGAGAAGATCGTCGGCCCGCAGATCACCCAGGCCGCCGAGGAGGGCGACCCGCTGGCGGTCGAGCTGCTCGCCGAGCTGGGCCGGTGGCTGGGCGAGGGTGCGGCGTCCGCGACCGCGCTGCTCGACCCGGCGCTCATCGTCGTGGGCGGCGGCGTCGTCGCGGCCGGCGAGCTGCTGCTCGGCCCGGCCCGCAAGGGCTTCGCGGAGCAGCTCTCGGCCCGCGGCCACCGCCCCGAGGCCGTGTTCGTCGCGGCGGCGATGGGCAACGACGCCGGCATGGTCGGCGCTGCGGACCTCGCCCGCATCTGA
- a CDS encoding pyrophosphate--fructose-6-phosphate 1-phosphotransferase gives MSVRRVALLTAGGFAPCLSSAVGGLIERYTEIAPDVEIIAYEHGYYGLLRGDKIVIDADTRKKAGVLHRFGGSPIGNSRVKLTNAKDCVKRGLVQEGQDPLQVAAEQLKADGVDVLHTIGGDDTNTTAADLAAYLAENGYGLTVVGLPKTIDNDVVPIRQSLGAWTAAEEAAGFAANVIGEHRSGPRMLIVHEVMGRHCGWLTAAAAAEYRKWLDQQEWVPGIGLTRERWDIHAVFVPELALDIDAEAERLKKVMDEQGNVNIFLSEGAGMHEIVEQLEAAGTPPERDPFGHVKLDTINPGQWFAKQFAEKLGAEKTMVQKSGYYSRAAAANAEDLRLIKSMTDLAVECALRGESGVIGHDEEQGDVLRAIEFPRIAGGKAFDVSQPWFGELLADIGQQLVPASH, from the coding sequence ATGTCGGTTCGTCGCGTCGCCCTCCTGACCGCAGGTGGCTTCGCTCCGTGCCTGTCGTCCGCCGTCGGTGGCCTCATCGAGCGCTACACGGAGATCGCGCCGGACGTCGAGATCATCGCGTACGAGCACGGCTACTACGGCCTGCTGCGTGGCGACAAGATCGTGATCGACGCGGACACGCGCAAGAAGGCCGGCGTCCTGCACCGCTTCGGCGGCTCGCCGATCGGCAACTCGCGCGTCAAGCTCACCAACGCGAAGGACTGCGTCAAGCGCGGCCTCGTGCAGGAGGGCCAGGACCCGCTGCAGGTCGCCGCGGAGCAGCTCAAGGCCGACGGTGTCGACGTCCTGCACACGATCGGTGGCGACGACACCAACACGACCGCCGCCGACCTCGCCGCGTACCTCGCCGAGAACGGCTACGGCCTGACGGTCGTGGGCCTGCCCAAGACGATCGACAACGACGTGGTGCCGATCCGCCAGTCGCTGGGCGCGTGGACCGCGGCCGAGGAGGCCGCCGGGTTCGCCGCCAACGTCATCGGCGAGCACCGCTCCGGGCCGCGCATGCTCATCGTCCACGAGGTCATGGGCCGGCACTGCGGGTGGCTCACCGCCGCCGCGGCCGCGGAGTACCGCAAGTGGCTCGACCAGCAGGAGTGGGTCCCGGGCATCGGCCTGACGCGCGAGCGCTGGGACATCCACGCCGTCTTCGTGCCTGAGCTCGCGCTCGACATCGACGCCGAGGCGGAGCGCCTCAAGAAGGTCATGGACGAGCAGGGCAACGTCAACATCTTCCTGTCGGAGGGTGCGGGCATGCACGAGATCGTCGAGCAGCTCGAGGCGGCGGGCACGCCCCCGGAGCGCGACCCGTTCGGTCACGTCAAGCTCGACACCATCAACCCCGGCCAGTGGTTCGCGAAGCAGTTCGCCGAGAAGCTGGGCGCCGAGAAGACGATGGTCCAGAAGTCCGGCTACTACTCGCGCGCCGCGGCGGCGAACGCCGAGGACCTGCGCCTCATCAAGTCGATGACCGACCTCGCGGTGGAGTGCGCCCTGCGCGGCGAGTCCGGCGTCATCGGCCACGACGAGGAGCAGGGCGACGTGCTGCGCGCCATCGAGTTCCCGCGCATCGCGGGCGGCAAGGCGTTCGACGTCTCGCAGCCCTGGTTCGGCGAGCTGCTGGCGGACATCGGCCAGCAGCTCGTCCCGGCGAGCCACTGA